A window of Chlorobium phaeobacteroides DSM 266 genomic DNA:
GAGCTTTTGGACACTCCCTCTGCAGAGCCGTTTCTGCCGGTTCCGGAAGTCATGAAACAACGTGCAGAAAGCCGGCAATTGCTTCTGCCCGAACTCTACCGGAAAATCTGGCTCGGATCGTTTCCCGCTCTCCATCAGGAAAATCCTGCCGATCATGGCCTGTTCTACAGCTCATACGTCCAGACCTATCTGCAACGTGATGTGCGTGATCTGGCCAATGTAGGCGACGAAAGCGCATTCCCGGGATTTCTCCGCTCCTGTGCGGCACGCACCGGCCAGATGCTCAATATTCTGGACCTTTGCCGCCAGAGCGACATCAACCATGCGACCGGAAAACGATGGCTCTCGATTCTTGAAAATTCAGGCATCGTCTACCTGCTCGAACCATGGCACACCAATATCAACAAAAGAGTGGTGAAAACCCCGAAACTGTACTTTCTCGATAAGGGACTTGCAGCCTGGCTGACCGAGTGGACTTCACCCGAAACGCTGGAAGCGGGAGCAATGTCAGGAGCCATTCTTGAAAGCCGGGTGGTATCGGAGATCATCAAAAGCTGGTGGCACAACGGCAAGCGTGCTCCCGTTTACTACTATCGCGACAACGATGCCTAAGAGGTCGATCTGCTCATTCATCAGAACGGCACACTCTATCCGGTAGAAATAAAAAAATCGGCTAATCCGGGAAAAGATGCCACTGGCCATTTCCAGGTGCTTCAAACCCTGAAACAACCGATCGGGCAGGGGTGCATCATCTCGCTTGCCCCCATGTATCTGCCAATCACATCAACCATCGATAACGTACCTGCAGGAATGGTGTAACCATGGATCAGGAATACAGGGCATGATCGTTATGTGAATCGGCTCAGCATCCTGCCGCTCAGTTCGGCAAGCACCTGCCGGGCAACAGGTGAATCCATCGGTTAAATTGACCGATTTGCCCGATGGTTTTTTTACAACAGTTTACGTAGTTGCTAATGTCACGTTACAAGTTCATGATTTCAGGAACGTCCCGCCTGTCTCACCCTGATTTCAGGAACGTCCTGCCTGTCTCACCCAATCGACGCCACAACAGGCTCAGTCTGAGTATTCCGGTGAAAGTGTATCGCTGGCTCACATCGGACTTTTCTATTTTCTCTTCTTCCAATATCCCGGGTTTCTATGGAGATTCATTACCGCAAGAATGAATATTTCGGCAGGTTCTTTAGAGTAGAGCACTCCATAGGGGAATCGTCTTACCAAAGATCTTCGTACGTCTTCATAGAGCACAGCCCAGGCATTTGGATGCTCGATTGATCGTTTGATTGCGGAATGTACTTCCAGAGCGAAATCATAACCCAATCCGGGCGCTATGTTTTCATAATATTCGATAGCTTTATCGAACTCTTCCTTTGCTTCAGGGTGAAAAGAAAAGATCATGATTCAAACTTTTTCCACACCTCGGCAAAGACCTCATCACCAGGAATTGCTTGTACTTGACCTGATCGCAGTTCTGCAAGACGACGTTTCGCCTCTTGAGACCACTTTTTGTCTATTTCTGATTCTGGCTGGTTCAGACTTCGCAGCAGCGAATCCACCACTAATGCACGTTCTTCAACTGGCAGAGAAACTGCTTTATCAATAAGCTGCTTCGTATTCATTTATTCCCCGTTACCTCTGATTTATTTAGGCTCCTCGCTATTTCAAGTGGGTAAGCCAAAATTAAGCTTCCCGCTGATCAGGTAGATCATATTGATGAGATTTTTGGTAGTACGGTAACCCCGTGCCCGTGCTTTGGCCGCCTGGATGAGGCTATTGATTCCCTCAAGTACCCCATTATTGATACGAGAAGTGAACCATCGCAGAATGCCAGACCAGTGTCGTTTGATGGTGTAAGCCGCCTCTTTCATTGGCTGCAGCTGGCTGTGGGTTGCCCAGAAATACCACTTCTTCAGAAATGCTTCCACCAATACCTGAGGTTGCTCGAAAAACTCCTGAAAAGTTAGTCGCATGCGGTATGCTCGAGTTGTTTTCAGATTCAGTCGGGGCAAGGATAACTCATCAAGGCGTTTGCGTTGTGAAGCCTTCAGGTTGTTCTGGTTTTTCAGCCAGATGTACCGGCTTCTCTGCAATTCAGGGCGCTCTTTTTGCTCCTGACGCCGCACTTCATCGACAGCATTATTAATGACCTGCATGATATGGAACTTGTCAAAGGTCAGTTGGGCATTGGTAAAGTTATCGGCGACCCCTTTGATGAATGCCGGTGACATGTCGCTGCAGAATTCGGTGATCAATGCCGGATCACCCTTATGGGCGGCAAGATCTTCACTGAATCGCTTGACCGTTGCTGCATCTTTCCCTTCAGTGGCAAACAACACTTTCGATACGGCAAGGTCAACGAACAGCGACACATAGTTATGACCGCGCTTGCTGGAGGTTTCATCAACACCTACCATGGTGACTGCCGAGTGATCCTCCTGCTCTCGGGCTTTTTCGACATAGTGGTTGATGATCCGCCAGATACGGGTGTCATGCTCGCCGACAATGGCGGCTATTGCCTTGACCGGCATTGACTTCGCCATGATCATGATCATCGCCTCAAACAGCAGAGTAAAGCCGCTCTCACGGCGAGACCAGGGAAATGATTGCAGCTTGAGAATGCCGCACTCAGGGCAGGATATACGAGGCACTCGAACTGTCAGGTAGGCCTCATGCTGAAAGAAGTTGAGATGGCGCCATGTTGCCTCGGAGGTATCATAGGCCTTCACGCCTTCTCGGCCGCATTGAGGACAACAGAAGGTGCTGCCCGGTTTAAAATCTATTCGTATGTCCAAGCGCTTTTGGTCGACATCAAATGATGAGGACGATACATACCATGGGGACTCAAGTCCCAAGGCCATCTGAAAAAGGGTAAGGTCGTTCATGAGCGTACTGGTTACTGGCTTAGTTGGTTACACCACAATATACGCTTCTGATATCATCACCCACTTGAAACAGCGAGGAGCCTTTATTTATCCATTTGCACGCCATTAAAGGTCATGCAAACATTGATTCCATACATTTGCTTTCAATGAAATGATGCTCAGGATTGGTTTCAGGCAAAGGTTTGCATCCGATTTTCTGTCAACATTGATCACCCCTTGTTCCTATGATCAATCTATTTCAGCATGGGCGCAAAATATAACGACATAAAATCCGAAAAGTAATGTTCAATGGCCTCTTTCCATGGGCGGTCATAATGATCGTTCGAGTTTTCTATTCGATCTCTTTTTCGGGCAAAGTACCGATCAGGAATAATCGGCAGGAGTCACACCAAGCCGTCATCAAATCAAATATAGAGGGGAGTGTGCTTAAAACAAAATCTATTCAGCTACCCTTTGCCTCCGAGGAACTCACGAGGAACTCATGGATGTGACTGAAATCATGAACTTGCAATGACCACAATCCAGAGTTATCTCCTACGACACAAATCAACCAGTAGAGGCATGCCGAGAGGTCCAGGACTCGATTCACCGGGCACGTTGCATCATGGATTATCCGGGGGATCTAAAAAAGAGAGATCGTTGCCGACGATTAAGATCGCGAGATATTCGTATCCAGAATGGGGTCGGTTGTCCTGAAAACAGAAACGAATATCTATGCCTGGGCGCTGATGACCAATCATGCGCATATCCTTCTCAAAAGCGGCCAACCGGGACTCTCTGCATTCATGAGGAAGTTTCTGATCGGATACTCGATCAGCTACAATAGACGTCACGACAGGCACGGTCATCTTTTCCAGAACCGATACAAGTCAATCGTCTGTGAGGAGGATGCCTGTTTTCTTAAACTGGTAAGTTACATTCACCTCAATCCGCTGTGGGCTGGATTGGTGAGGTCGTTCGAAGAGCTTGAGCACTACCCATGGAGCGGCCATGCGGCGGTCATGGGCAGGAAAGCGTATGATTGGCAGGATTCAGACTATGTGCTTGGCTATTTCGGAAAACGGGTCGGTTCGGCCCGAACGGCTTATCTGGAGTGCATGCAGCAAGAGGGTAAGCTTAGCCGACAGCCGGAACTGACCGGTGGAGGTCTGATTCGTTCAGCAGGCGGCTGGTCCGAGGTGTTGTCGATGAAACGACGGGGTGAAAGACAATTCAGCGATGATAGAATACTTGGCAGTGGAGATTTCGCTCAAGAGGTGATCGCGGAGGCAGATGCATCGGTAAGAGAAAAAGTTTCGTTGGCAAAGAGACGCTCAGAAGTAATAGAGATGATTGAGCGTTGCTGTGCAAGGCATGGCGTCAGTCGGCAGTCTCTGGAGAGCGGCTGTCGGCGCAAA
This region includes:
- a CDS encoding addiction module protein; this encodes MNTKQLIDKAVSLPVEERALVVDSLLRSLNQPESEIDKKWSQEAKRRLAELRSGQVQAIPGDEVFAEVWKKFES
- a CDS encoding transposase; protein product: MGSVVLKTETNIYAWALMTNHAHILLKSGQPGLSAFMRKFLIGYSISYNRRHDRHGHLFQNRYKSIVCEEDACFLKLVSYIHLNPLWAGLVRSFEELEHYPWSGHAAVMGRKAYDWQDSDYVLGYFGKRVGSARTAYLECMQQEGKLSRQPELTGGGLIRSAGGWSEVLSMKRRGERQFSDDRILGSGDFAQEVIAEADASVREKVSLAKRRSEVIEMIERCCARHGVSRQSLESGCRRKEFSEIRKELAMMLVFETGLSYAETAPLLGVSASAVCQIIKTGTDSCRM
- a CDS encoding type II toxin-antitoxin system RelE/ParE family toxin — translated: MIFSFHPEAKEEFDKAIEYYENIAPGLGYDFALEVHSAIKRSIEHPNAWAVLYEDVRRSLVRRFPYGVLYSKEPAEIFILAVMNLHRNPGYWKKRK
- a CDS encoding ISL3 family transposase → MNDLTLFQMALGLESPWYVSSSSFDVDQKRLDIRIDFKPGSTFCCPQCGREGVKAYDTSEATWRHLNFFQHEAYLTVRVPRISCPECGILKLQSFPWSRRESGFTLLFEAMIMIMAKSMPVKAIAAIVGEHDTRIWRIINHYVEKAREQEDHSAVTMVGVDETSSKRGHNYVSLFVDLAVSKVLFATEGKDAATVKRFSEDLAAHKGDPALITEFCSDMSPAFIKGVADNFTNAQLTFDKFHIMQVINNAVDEVRRQEQKERPELQRSRYIWLKNQNNLKASQRKRLDELSLPRLNLKTTRAYRMRLTFQEFFEQPQVLVEAFLKKWYFWATHSQLQPMKEAAYTIKRHWSGILRWFTSRINNGVLEGINSLIQAAKARARGYRTTKNLINMIYLISGKLNFGLPT